In a genomic window of Streptomyces sp. NBC_01142:
- a CDS encoding nucleotide sugar dehydrogenase, producing MKVSVFGLGYVGCVSAACLASMGHEVIGVDVNQVKVDLVNDGKAPVVEERIGELIAEVVRTGALRATGDVREAIMGSEISLVCVGTPSEPNGSLCTTYLERVTEQIGAVLAERGGRQTVVFRSTMLPGTCLNLLVPILEKYVGGTAGVDLGVAVNPEFLREGTSVRDFFDPPKTVIGELDPASGDVVAALYDGLPGEVFRVPIPTAEAIKYADNAFHGLKIGFANELGAVCQALGVDSHQVMDVFLADRKLNISSAYLRPGFAFGGSCLPKDLRSLVHAARRADVSVPILAHVLPSNSDHLQRAVELVERTGKRRVGLFGLSFKPGTDDLRESPLVELAERLFGKGYDLRIYDPNVNLSRLLGANREYIETRLPHLAQLLAESVDEVLEHAEVCLVGSRDPAVLSALPHGDGPVIVDLIHLPDAEARRAEPGYVGLAW from the coding sequence ATGAAGGTCAGCGTTTTCGGGCTCGGCTACGTGGGCTGTGTGTCGGCCGCGTGCCTGGCCAGCATGGGTCACGAGGTCATCGGGGTGGACGTGAACCAGGTGAAGGTCGACCTGGTCAACGACGGCAAGGCCCCGGTGGTCGAGGAGCGGATCGGCGAGCTCATCGCCGAGGTCGTGCGGACCGGAGCGTTACGCGCTACCGGCGACGTCCGCGAGGCGATCATGGGCAGCGAGATTTCACTGGTCTGCGTGGGCACGCCGTCGGAGCCCAACGGCAGCCTGTGCACCACGTATCTGGAGCGGGTCACCGAGCAGATCGGCGCCGTGCTGGCCGAGCGGGGTGGGCGGCAGACCGTCGTGTTCCGCAGCACCATGCTCCCGGGCACCTGCCTGAACCTGCTGGTACCGATCCTGGAGAAGTACGTCGGCGGCACGGCCGGGGTGGACCTGGGCGTCGCGGTCAACCCGGAATTCCTGCGCGAGGGCACCAGCGTGCGGGACTTCTTCGACCCGCCCAAGACCGTCATCGGCGAGCTCGACCCGGCAAGCGGCGACGTGGTGGCGGCGCTGTACGACGGATTGCCCGGCGAGGTGTTCCGGGTGCCGATCCCGACGGCCGAGGCGATCAAGTATGCGGACAACGCGTTCCACGGCCTCAAGATCGGCTTCGCGAATGAGCTGGGCGCGGTGTGCCAGGCGCTCGGGGTGGACTCGCACCAGGTGATGGACGTGTTCCTGGCCGACCGCAAGCTGAACATCAGCTCCGCCTACCTGCGGCCCGGCTTCGCCTTCGGCGGCTCCTGCCTGCCCAAGGACTTGCGCAGCCTGGTCCACGCGGCGCGGCGGGCGGACGTCTCGGTGCCCATCCTCGCCCACGTGCTGCCCTCCAACTCCGACCATCTGCAGCGCGCGGTGGAACTGGTCGAGCGCACTGGAAAGCGTCGGGTGGGCCTGTTCGGGTTGTCCTTCAAACCCGGCACCGACGACCTCCGCGAGAGCCCGCTCGTCGAGCTGGCGGAGAGGCTCTTCGGCAAGGGTTACGACCTGCGGATCTACGACCCCAACGTGAACCTCTCCCGGCTGCTCGGCGCGAACCGCGAGTACATCGAGACCCGGCTGCCGCACCTCGCGCAGCTGCTTGCAGAGTCCGTCGACGAGGTGCTCGAGCATGCCGAGGTGTGCCTCGTCGGGAGCAGGGATCCGGCCGTGCTGTCGGCGCTGCCCCATGGCGACGGCCCGGTGATCGTCGACCTCATCCACCTTCCCGACGCCGAGGCGCGCCGGGCCGAACCTGGGTACGTGGGCCTTGCTTGGTGA
- a CDS encoding sugar transferase has protein sequence MRQGGLVGPIPSARGRLGNGAISQPVNDWEQRYRRTVITSDTVVTALVVAAIGNFFGARDAANWHEKWGILAFGTELLVLGALAVSRSWAPAVLGQGAEEFRRLGRSLFTATVVLALGGIALTSRNIKLWIFVAIPAIALVTMTARYLLRLGLHKQRNEGQCLRPVLAAGSPATLRDLITRTRKFPHLGWRVDAVCTTDGLGLDGDQLDGVPVVGRLTDVAGHVRRDGYRVVAVTPDAHWSPERLQRLAWNLEGSDAEMVVAPVLMEVAGPRLHVDAVLGIPMLRVSMPTFTGGRRAIKEVVDRMGAAILLMLFAPLMVLVGLLVLVDSRGGAFYRQRRVGKDCREFTILKFRTMVAGADGARAALADRNEGAGLLFKLRRDPRVTRVGAVLRRYSIDELPQLFNVLTGSMSLVGPRPPLPEESAAYGPDILRRLLVKPGLTGLWQISGRSDLSWEEAVRLDLRYVEDWSLALDTVILWKTLRAVLHGQGAY, from the coding sequence GTGCGGCAGGGGGGATTAGTCGGCCCTATTCCGTCGGCGCGCGGGCGTCTGGGGAATGGGGCAATCAGCCAGCCCGTGAACGACTGGGAGCAGCGGTACCGCCGTACCGTGATCACCAGCGATACCGTGGTCACCGCCTTGGTGGTGGCGGCGATCGGCAACTTCTTCGGGGCCCGGGACGCGGCCAACTGGCATGAGAAGTGGGGAATTCTCGCATTCGGCACTGAGCTGCTGGTGCTGGGAGCGCTTGCGGTGAGCCGGTCGTGGGCTCCGGCCGTGCTCGGCCAGGGCGCCGAGGAATTCCGCCGGCTCGGACGCTCACTGTTCACGGCGACCGTCGTACTGGCGCTCGGCGGGATCGCCCTCACCTCGCGCAACATCAAGCTCTGGATCTTCGTCGCGATCCCCGCGATCGCGCTCGTCACCATGACCGCGCGGTATCTGCTCCGCCTCGGGCTGCACAAACAGCGGAACGAAGGACAGTGCCTGAGACCGGTGCTCGCTGCCGGGAGCCCGGCCACCTTGCGCGACCTGATCACCCGAACCCGCAAGTTCCCGCACCTCGGCTGGCGGGTGGATGCGGTGTGCACGACGGACGGTCTCGGGCTCGACGGTGACCAACTGGACGGAGTGCCGGTCGTCGGCCGACTGACGGACGTCGCGGGCCACGTGCGCCGCGACGGCTACCGTGTCGTCGCGGTCACGCCGGACGCGCACTGGTCACCGGAGCGGCTGCAGCGGCTGGCCTGGAATCTCGAAGGCAGCGATGCCGAGATGGTCGTGGCCCCCGTGCTGATGGAGGTGGCCGGCCCGCGGCTGCACGTCGATGCGGTGCTCGGGATCCCGATGCTGCGGGTCAGTATGCCGACCTTCACCGGGGGTCGCCGGGCGATCAAAGAGGTCGTCGATCGGATGGGCGCGGCGATCCTGCTGATGCTGTTCGCGCCGCTGATGGTGCTCGTCGGGCTGCTCGTGCTGGTGGACAGTCGGGGTGGGGCGTTCTACCGCCAGCGCAGAGTCGGCAAGGACTGCCGCGAGTTCACCATTCTCAAGTTCCGCACCATGGTCGCCGGGGCTGACGGGGCACGTGCCGCGCTGGCCGACCGCAACGAGGGCGCCGGCCTGCTGTTCAAGCTCCGCCGGGATCCGCGGGTGACCCGGGTGGGAGCAGTGCTGCGCCGGTACTCGATCGACGAACTCCCGCAGCTCTTCAACGTACTCACCGGATCGATGTCGCTCGTCGGCCCGCGGCCTCCGCTGCCGGAGGAGTCCGCTGCGTACGGCCCGGACATCCTGCGGCGGCTGCTGGTCAAGCCCGGGCTCACCGGCCTGTGGCAGATCAGCGGACGCAGCGACCTGTCGTGGGAGGAGGCAGTCCGGCTCGACCTGCGGTACGTGGAGGACTGGTCGCTCGCCCTGGACACAGTGATCTTGTGGAAGACGCTGCGTGCGGTGCTCCATGGGCAGGGGGCCTATTGA
- a CDS encoding GNAT family N-acetyltransferase: MIQLLPPHLPALTRWFPAGATGPAALAEHVLTTGTGHWWADRAVQPQAVAVACGDHALLRGDPRALSPESLSPLSGSYIEAPSRFLPVLGAAFDRIDPWERMVYVHRAPAPAPRPPRGVTVRRLHPEDTPALAALGSDTAWIHGSWGGPAGLAASGLGWAAFHKGTALAVACTYFLGSAYEDIACTTAPDHRRRHLALSCVTALCVDIASRGRTASWSCSRHNRPSRLLAWTAGFRLEREYVHYRTGNPAARSLPGGRIPA, encoded by the coding sequence GTGATCCAGCTTCTGCCGCCCCATCTCCCCGCCCTCACCCGCTGGTTTCCCGCCGGGGCAACCGGCCCCGCGGCGCTGGCCGAACACGTCCTGACCACCGGAACCGGACACTGGTGGGCGGACCGCGCCGTCCAGCCACAGGCTGTCGCCGTGGCCTGCGGGGACCATGCACTGCTGCGCGGCGATCCGCGCGCCCTGTCCCCGGAATCCCTGTCCCCGCTTTCCGGCAGTTACATCGAGGCACCCTCCCGCTTCCTGCCCGTCCTCGGTGCCGCCTTCGACCGGATCGACCCGTGGGAGCGCATGGTCTACGTGCACCGCGCACCCGCGCCCGCACCCCGCCCGCCGCGGGGCGTGACGGTGCGTCGACTGCATCCGGAGGACACCCCGGCGCTGGCCGCCCTCGGCTCGGACACGGCCTGGATTCACGGCAGCTGGGGCGGTCCTGCCGGCCTCGCCGCCTCCGGGCTCGGCTGGGCCGCCTTCCACAAGGGCACGGCCCTCGCCGTGGCCTGCACGTACTTCCTCGGCAGCGCGTACGAGGACATCGCCTGCACCACCGCCCCGGACCATCGCCGCCGACACCTGGCCCTGTCCTGCGTCACCGCTCTCTGCGTGGACATCGCCTCCCGCGGCCGAACCGCGAGCTGGTCCTGCTCGCGCCACAACCGTCCCAGCCGCCTGCTGGCCTGGACGGCGGGCTTCCGGCTGGAGCGCGAGTACGTCCACTACCGCACCGGGAATCCCGCAGCCCGGAGCCTGCCGGGCGGCAGAATCCCGGCATGA
- a CDS encoding SDR family NAD(P)-dependent oxidoreductase gives MPSASLSGRTVLVTGATSGIGWETARQLAERGATVLVHGRTAEEAQAATDKLIATAGIDAPLLCAFAADFTRLEEVEHLAHRIVEEHPHLDVLVNNAGMAAPERHTVTADGNEIAFQVNFLAHYLLTGLLEPALTSEPGGRVVSVSSSLHRTASIQWNDPNRARSYSRLAAYAQAQLALTVFAADPRVTAVSVHPGICETALLPLYAHHGATPAEGAAHVVRLCDPATEIVNGAYYDRDKRVDPAPSATEPRTVKRLNKLASLLVRQNT, from the coding sequence CCGGAGCCACCTCAGGCATCGGCTGGGAGACCGCGCGGCAACTCGCCGAGCGCGGCGCCACCGTCCTCGTCCACGGCCGCACCGCCGAGGAGGCGCAGGCCGCGACCGACAAGCTCATCGCCACCGCCGGGATCGACGCGCCCCTCCTGTGCGCATTTGCCGCCGACTTCACCCGCCTGGAGGAGGTCGAGCACCTCGCCCACCGGATCGTCGAGGAGCACCCGCACCTCGACGTACTGGTCAACAACGCGGGCATGGCCGCTCCCGAGCGGCACACCGTCACCGCGGACGGCAACGAGATCGCCTTCCAGGTCAACTTCCTCGCCCACTACCTGCTCACGGGCCTGCTGGAGCCCGCCCTCACCAGCGAGCCCGGCGGCCGCGTCGTGAGCGTCTCCTCCTCGCTGCACCGCACCGCCTCCATCCAGTGGAACGACCCCAACCGAGCCCGCAGCTACTCCCGGCTCGCCGCCTACGCACAGGCACAGCTGGCGCTCACCGTCTTCGCCGCCGACCCGCGCGTCACCGCCGTCTCCGTCCACCCCGGCATCTGCGAGACCGCCCTGCTCCCGCTCTACGCCCACCACGGCGCCACCCCGGCCGAGGGCGCCGCCCACGTGGTACGGCTGTGCGACCCGGCCACCGAAATCGTCAACGGCGCCTACTACGACCGCGACAAGCGCGTCGACCCGGCCCCGTCCGCCACTGAGCCGCGCACCGTCAAGCGCCTCAACAAGCTCGCTTCCCTGCTCGTCCGCCAGAACACCTGA